The following coding sequences are from one bacterium window:
- a CDS encoding bifunctional glycosyltransferase/class I SAM-dependent methyltransferase — translation MRDVLQRMRELAEREISTGELQAINDILNTQKVAIFIVAYNAERHLEQLIDRIPSALFSRFAEIFIIDDKSTDRTYDVANRISSKYSDSNMKVYRTPFNRGYGGNQKLGYLYSIKKNFDIVVLLHGDGQYPPEYIPRILAPFKEREVDAVFASRMLNKKQALQGGMPVYKWIGNQILTSCENRMLGLSLSEFHTGFRAYKVSSLKKLAFEFNSDGFHFDTEIIIQALAHRWKISEVSIPAHYGDEQCRVNGLSYAYNCVKAVLKYQLVQMGLFYQRNFDFRLFETDNYQFKKSSNSLHQYVLKTLKLDPEMSTIELGANHGLLSREIAEKVGSHTAVDPFRPDQAGTAETVAVDLNKKFSQFFEDRKFDCCIALDVVEHLDDPENFLKQVFEMLKVRGTLFISTANVCYLPVRLSLLFGQFNYGKRGILDMTHKRLFSVASFRRLVEQYGFRAKVIYGFSPPIVDLISSSWIMRRIESIHAWMSRHFPNLFAYNFLVIAERIDGLSDIFEQTVRDLKLQESISNKDGRLIN, via the coding sequence ATGAGAGATGTGCTTCAACGGATGCGCGAACTTGCGGAACGCGAGATTTCGACCGGAGAGCTACAGGCGATTAACGATATTCTCAACACTCAAAAGGTCGCCATCTTCATTGTGGCTTACAACGCGGAACGTCATCTGGAACAATTGATTGACAGAATCCCCTCAGCGCTATTTTCCCGGTTCGCTGAAATCTTTATCATCGATGACAAATCCACAGATCGAACCTACGATGTCGCGAACCGAATCAGCTCCAAATATTCTGACTCGAACATGAAGGTTTATCGCACACCTTTCAATCGTGGTTACGGCGGCAATCAGAAGCTCGGCTATCTTTACTCCATAAAGAAGAATTTTGATATTGTGGTGCTTCTCCATGGAGATGGGCAATATCCGCCGGAGTACATACCGAGAATCCTGGCGCCTTTCAAGGAAAGAGAAGTGGATGCTGTTTTTGCTTCCAGGATGTTGAATAAAAAACAGGCGCTTCAGGGTGGAATGCCTGTTTATAAATGGATAGGGAACCAGATACTAACATCCTGCGAGAACAGGATGTTGGGTCTGAGTCTTTCTGAATTTCATACAGGTTTTCGCGCTTATAAAGTATCTTCGCTGAAAAAACTTGCGTTTGAATTCAATTCCGATGGTTTTCATTTCGACACAGAGATCATTATTCAGGCGCTCGCGCATCGCTGGAAGATTTCCGAAGTCTCTATTCCGGCTCACTACGGCGATGAACAATGTCGCGTGAACGGTTTGAGTTACGCCTACAACTGTGTAAAAGCAGTTTTGAAGTATCAACTGGTACAAATGGGACTTTTTTACCAGAGAAATTTCGATTTCCGGTTATTTGAAACGGATAACTACCAGTTTAAAAAGAGTTCGAATTCGTTGCATCAATATGTTTTGAAGACACTAAAGCTGGATCCTGAGATGTCCACAATTGAGCTGGGGGCCAACCACGGGCTCTTAAGCAGGGAGATTGCGGAAAAAGTAGGAAGCCACACGGCGGTAGACCCATTCAGACCGGATCAGGCAGGAACAGCCGAAACGGTGGCAGTGGATTTAAACAAGAAATTTTCTCAGTTCTTTGAAGATCGCAAATTCGACTGTTGCATTGCGCTGGACGTGGTCGAACATCTGGACGATCCGGAGAACTTTCTCAAGCAGGTTTTTGAGATGCTGAAGGTCCGCGGAACGCTTTTTATCAGCACAGCAAACGTATGTTACTTACCGGTTCGACTTTCCCTGCTTTTTGGTCAATTTAACTATGGAAAGAGGGGCATTCTGGACATGACTCACAAGCGCTTGTTTTCTGTCGCAAGCTTCCGGAGATTGGTCGAACAATACGGTTTTCGGGCGAAGGTGATTTATGGATTTTCCCCTCCGATCGTGGATTTGATCAGCAGCAGCTGGATCATGCGCAGGATCGAATCCATTCACGCGTGGATGTCCAGGCATTTTCCGAACTTATTTGCCTACAATTTCCTGGTAATTGCAGAGCGGATCGATGGATTATCAGACATTTTTGAGCAAACGGTCCGCGATTTAAAACTGCAGGAATCCATCTCAAACAAGGATGGACGTCTTATCAATTAG
- a CDS encoding TIGR04053 family radical SAM/SPASM domain-containing protein, producing the protein MDVLSIRQESSNDDLQGLAAGLSMDAVNEVDMDLIRHPVYQTRERPFMIIWETTQACDLACRHCRAEAQSNHDPLALRTEEAKRLLDQVESFGKPRPLFIFTGGDPFKRDDLFELVRYASDLGIPTGVSPSGTPKLTGENLQRIKDAGAKAISLSIDGSDARRHDDFRRVPGSFYWTTNGWKMAREMGLKVQVNTTVSRYNLHDLPNIFRLVAERGALTWSLFFLVPVGRAQQDDEITPGEYEAVMHFLYDAGKYVSAKPTEGHHFKRVVLQRAILEEKGIDAHQYFDLHPAYLVLKRDLDRIVQDLALLSKETGMKRTPMHINAGNGFVFISVRGEVFPSGFLPISGGNVRKDSLIDIYRSSALFCELRDISNFEGRCGRCEFVSVCGGSRSRAYAISGDPLAEEPFCTYQPGTFKFQDEVRAHLDGMH; encoded by the coding sequence ATGGACGTCTTATCAATTAGACAGGAATCATCGAATGACGATCTGCAAGGACTCGCGGCCGGTCTATCCATGGATGCTGTAAACGAGGTCGATATGGATCTAATACGACACCCTGTGTATCAAACCAGAGAGCGCCCCTTTATGATCATCTGGGAAACAACGCAAGCCTGCGATCTTGCGTGCCGCCACTGCCGGGCAGAAGCGCAGTCCAACCATGATCCTCTTGCCTTGAGGACGGAGGAAGCGAAAAGACTCCTCGATCAGGTTGAAAGTTTTGGAAAACCCAGGCCTCTATTCATTTTTACCGGCGGCGATCCCTTCAAGCGGGACGATCTTTTCGAACTCGTTCGCTATGCTTCAGATTTAGGAATTCCCACAGGCGTTTCACCTTCGGGAACTCCAAAATTGACTGGGGAAAATTTACAAAGAATCAAAGACGCCGGCGCTAAGGCTATTTCCTTAAGTATCGATGGATCAGACGCAAGGCGTCACGATGACTTCCGCCGCGTGCCCGGATCTTTTTACTGGACAACAAACGGTTGGAAGATGGCAAGAGAAATGGGGTTGAAGGTTCAGGTTAATACAACCGTGAGCCGTTATAATCTGCACGATCTTCCAAACATTTTCCGGCTCGTCGCAGAAAGGGGAGCCTTGACCTGGAGCCTCTTTTTTCTCGTTCCGGTCGGTCGTGCACAACAGGACGATGAAATTACTCCGGGAGAATACGAAGCGGTCATGCACTTCTTATATGATGCCGGTAAGTATGTGAGCGCGAAACCCACGGAAGGCCATCACTTTAAAAGAGTTGTTTTGCAGCGAGCAATTCTGGAAGAAAAGGGGATTGATGCACATCAATACTTTGACCTCCATCCGGCTTATCTTGTTTTGAAGCGCGATCTCGACAGGATTGTCCAGGACCTCGCATTACTTTCGAAGGAGACCGGCATGAAAAGGACACCAATGCATATCAATGCTGGAAACGGATTTGTTTTCATTTCAGTAAGAGGTGAAGTCTTTCCCAGCGGATTTCTGCCGATCAGTGGTGGGAATGTCCGCAAGGATTCTCTGATCGATATCTATAGAAGCTCCGCTCTGTTCTGCGAACTTCGCGATATCAGCAACTTCGAGGGTCGCTGCGGCCGGTGCGAGTTTGTTTCGGTTTGTGGCGGCTCACGGTCGCGCGCGTACGCCATTTCCGGCGATCCGCTGGCGGAAGAGCCGTTTTGTACCTACCAGCCGGGAACGTTTAAGTTTCAAGACGAAGTTCGGGCTCACCTGGATGGTATGCACTAG
- the glgX gene encoding glycogen debranching protein GlgX yields MTSKPAPATSRGEPYPLGATVLPGGVNFSLFSLRASNVELLLFNHFADLQPDRVFILHPQINKTFYYWHIFVEGIGGGQIYAYRVYGPFDPAQGHRFNSKKVLIDPYSKGVVYGKNWSREQACSPEENCGFALKSLTVNSDLYDWESVPSPRHSLSDVIIYEMHVRGFTRHPSARVQYPGTFDGVVEKIPYLKELGITTVELLPVQQFDATENSYVHPGTGEKLNNYWGYNPIGFFAPHRGYYIADWEQMEYLTGFRDMVKTLHKAGLEVILDVVFNHTGEGDENGPTISLKGLENSTYYLLENHDKSKYANYSGCGNTVSCNHPVIRRLILDCLRYWVNVMHVDGFRFDLASVLARDEKGRPMENPPLLWEIESDPVLQKTKIIAEAWDAAGLYQVGSFPGERWAEWNGRYRDDVRRFVRGDNGTIESFASRILGSPDLYHQYGRNPHQSINYITCHDGFTLNDLVSYNHKHNLENGEENRDGQNENYSSNYGVEGPGTPELEAFRRKQIKNFLAILFLSQGTPMILMGDEVRRSQRGNNNAYCQDNEISWFDWTLLEKQRDLLRFCKEMIRFRKSHPALRSFDYFFGQKNEYGWPEITWHGIKLNHPDWGFHSHSIAFTLAGFQGAPDLHAMINCYWEDLQFELPLLPAQKQWLQSVDTSLPSPNDIADNGKEIPVQSGHYLVSANSVAIFVSA; encoded by the coding sequence ATGACGTCCAAACCGGCTCCTGCTACATCACGGGGCGAGCCGTACCCGCTGGGAGCAACGGTTCTTCCCGGAGGTGTCAACTTCTCGCTCTTTTCGCTGCGGGCCAGCAATGTTGAGTTGCTTCTGTTTAATCATTTTGCGGATCTCCAACCAGATCGCGTTTTTATTCTCCATCCTCAGATTAACAAAACGTTTTACTACTGGCACATCTTTGTAGAAGGAATCGGTGGGGGTCAGATCTACGCCTACAGGGTTTATGGCCCGTTTGATCCCGCACAAGGGCATCGTTTTAACAGCAAAAAGGTTTTGATCGATCCTTATTCAAAAGGCGTTGTGTACGGGAAGAATTGGTCTCGCGAACAAGCATGCTCTCCGGAAGAAAACTGTGGTTTTGCGCTGAAAAGTCTAACGGTGAATTCGGATCTCTACGATTGGGAGAGCGTGCCATCCCCACGCCACAGCCTCTCCGATGTCATCATCTATGAAATGCACGTGCGGGGCTTCACACGTCATCCATCAGCGCGCGTTCAATACCCGGGAACATTTGACGGAGTTGTTGAAAAAATTCCATATTTAAAAGAATTGGGAATCACTACGGTTGAGTTACTTCCGGTTCAGCAATTTGATGCTACCGAAAATTCCTATGTCCATCCGGGAACCGGCGAAAAGCTGAACAATTACTGGGGCTATAACCCGATCGGATTCTTTGCGCCACATCGAGGTTACTACATTGCCGACTGGGAACAGATGGAATATCTCACTGGATTTCGCGACATGGTAAAGACGCTTCATAAGGCAGGCCTGGAAGTGATTCTGGATGTCGTCTTCAACCATACAGGGGAAGGTGATGAGAACGGCCCCACCATAAGTCTAAAGGGACTGGAGAACTCCACTTACTATTTGCTGGAGAACCACGATAAATCAAAATACGCCAACTATTCCGGCTGTGGAAATACGGTGAGCTGTAATCATCCCGTCATCCGGCGTTTGATCCTCGATTGCTTGCGCTACTGGGTGAATGTCATGCATGTGGATGGATTTCGCTTTGATCTTGCATCTGTTCTTGCGCGCGATGAAAAGGGGCGCCCTATGGAGAATCCACCCTTATTGTGGGAGATTGAGTCGGATCCTGTTTTGCAAAAAACCAAAATCATAGCGGAAGCATGGGATGCTGCCGGTTTATATCAGGTTGGATCCTTTCCTGGTGAGCGATGGGCAGAATGGAACGGCAGATATCGCGACGACGTTCGGCGTTTCGTTCGCGGTGACAATGGAACTATAGAAAGTTTCGCTTCCCGCATTCTGGGAAGTCCCGATCTTTATCATCAGTATGGCCGCAATCCGCATCAAAGCATCAATTACATCACTTGCCATGACGGATTCACGCTGAACGACCTTGTCTCCTACAATCACAAACACAATTTAGAAAATGGCGAAGAGAACCGCGACGGTCAGAACGAAAACTACAGTTCCAACTATGGTGTTGAGGGGCCCGGAACTCCTGAGCTGGAAGCTTTCCGGAGAAAACAAATTAAGAATTTTCTGGCCATTCTTTTCTTATCACAGGGAACTCCCATGATCCTTATGGGTGATGAAGTTCGCAGATCCCAGCGCGGTAATAATAATGCTTACTGCCAGGACAACGAAATCAGCTGGTTCGATTGGACTCTGCTGGAAAAGCAGCGCGATCTGTTGCGGTTTTGCAAAGAAATGATTCGCTTTCGGAAGAGTCATCCGGCTCTACGTTCCTTCGATTATTTTTTCGGGCAGAAGAATGAATATGGTTGGCCCGAAATCACCTGGCACGGCATCAAACTGAATCATCCTGATTGGGGTTTTCATTCGCACTCGATTGCGTTCACTCTTGCGGGATTTCAAGGCGCGCCTGATCTTCATGCGATGATCAACTGCTACTGGGAAGATTTGCAATTCGAGCTGCCCCTTTTGCCCGCGCAAAAACAGTGGCTTCAGAGTGTTGACACATCCCTTCCTTCCCCGAATGATATTGCGGACAACGGCAAAGAGATCCCGGTCCAGTCCGGGCATTATCTGGTGTCCGCGAACTCCGTCGCGATATTCGTATCGGCCTGA
- a CDS encoding alpha-hydroxy-acid oxidizing protein: protein MESKRRADHGATGNDPDDLDTILNDVRSTLKQTKEMILQEASSRGITLEELEEEEILQVDTSDHPLHVSASDLLQAELIRIMQLAGTTSIARTHASHIQRKEHFK, encoded by the coding sequence ATGGAGTCCAAGAGACGCGCTGATCATGGGGCAACTGGAAACGATCCGGATGACCTCGACACTATTCTCAACGATGTGCGATCAACGCTTAAACAAACCAAAGAAATGATCCTGCAAGAAGCTTCGTCGCGAGGAATCACTCTGGAAGAGCTGGAAGAAGAAGAGATCCTTCAGGTAGACACTTCCGATCACCCATTACACGTTTCAGCGAGTGATCTGCTTCAGGCCGAGCTCATACGCATCATGCAGTTAGCCGGAACAACATCCATTGCTCGAACCCATGCCTCCCACATCCAAAGGAAGGAGCACTTTAAATGA
- a CDS encoding DUF5615 family PIN-like protein → MARLYANENFPYPVVDELRRFGHDVLTIQETGKAGLAIPDDQVLDFASKEGRTLLTLNRKHFVHLHNSIQQHHGIVVCTFDPDFAQQARRIHEAIQSKSDLKNQLIRVNRPS, encoded by the coding sequence ATGGCACGGCTGTATGCAAATGAAAATTTCCCCTACCCTGTCGTTGACGAGCTTCGGCGTTTTGGCCATGACGTTCTAACGATTCAAGAGACAGGCAAGGCTGGTCTCGCTATTCCGGATGATCAGGTTTTGGATTTCGCCAGCAAAGAAGGCCGGACACTCTTGACCTTGAATCGAAAACATTTTGTTCATTTGCACAACAGCATCCAGCAACACCACGGCATCGTTGTTTGCACGTTTGATCCTGACTTTGCTCAACAGGCGAGACGGATTCATGAGGCGATACAATCGAAATCCGACTTAAAGAATCAACTAATTCGTGTGAATCGCCCATCATAA
- a CDS encoding DUF433 domain-containing protein yields the protein MSKLKEIEEMLSHLSRAEKAKLLQSVVRDLADSFPGIDATPGICGGEARIVRTRIPVWVLEQARRLGLSEAEILKVYQTLRAEDLVNAWAYVRSHRDEIEKQIQENEAA from the coding sequence ATGAGCAAATTGAAAGAGATCGAAGAAATGCTTTCTCATCTCAGCCGCGCCGAGAAGGCGAAGCTGCTCCAATCAGTGGTCCGTGACCTTGCCGATTCTTTCCCTGGTATTGACGCAACTCCGGGAATTTGCGGCGGCGAAGCCCGGATCGTGCGCACGAGAATCCCTGTATGGGTGCTGGAACAGGCAAGGCGTCTGGGCCTGAGTGAGGCCGAGATTCTAAAGGTTTATCAAACCTTGCGTGCTGAGGATCTCGTGAATGCGTGGGCGTATGTCCGATCCCATCGCGACGAAATCGAGAAGCAGATTCAGGAAAATGAGGCCGCTTGA
- a CDS encoding beta-lactamase family protein has translation MKFSVRSCCILLLALSLIAPGEETIQRLDGTSVSGSQLTDHVKELMRKAGVAGLALSILNENRVAYMQMFGYKNSKTGEPLSQDTIFYGASFSKAVFAYYVMQLVEKGSLQLDTPLVKYLDKPLYEYSFAKSSQGYQSLKDDDRHRKITARMCLSHTTGFPNWRWFEDDEQLRIKSEPGTKYSYSGEGLYLLQFVIEQILKQEFQQSVHTNVIEPFGMLRSSYVWEQRFESNHCQGHDHEGTPLAKKKRTAANAAGSLEMTIADYSLFLEAMLQKKGLKAESFHQMWSPQIRIRSKQQFGPLSRVQTDENDGIQLSYGLGWGLLKSPYGWAFFKEGHDEGWGHYSICFPDKKIGFVVMSNSDNGEKIFKDLLNYCIRDTFTPWFWENYIPFQEPAVQKE, from the coding sequence ATGAAATTTTCTGTTCGATCGTGTTGTATCTTGTTACTCGCGCTGTCACTCATTGCTCCGGGAGAAGAAACAATTCAGAGACTCGACGGAACGTCTGTTTCAGGATCCCAATTAACCGATCATGTCAAAGAATTGATGCGCAAAGCGGGAGTTGCCGGACTTGCCCTTTCCATTCTAAATGAGAATCGCGTCGCCTATATGCAAATGTTCGGCTACAAGAATTCAAAAACGGGAGAACCGCTGTCGCAAGATACGATCTTCTATGGCGCCTCGTTCAGTAAGGCGGTTTTTGCCTATTACGTCATGCAGCTTGTCGAAAAAGGCTCCCTTCAGCTTGATACACCTCTTGTAAAGTATCTGGACAAGCCTCTTTACGAATACTCCTTTGCCAAATCCTCACAGGGTTATCAGAGCTTGAAAGACGATGATCGCCACAGGAAGATCACGGCCCGTATGTGTTTGAGCCATACTACAGGGTTTCCCAACTGGAGATGGTTTGAAGACGATGAACAATTAAGAATCAAATCCGAACCGGGAACCAAATACAGTTATTCGGGTGAAGGCCTTTATCTGCTCCAATTTGTCATTGAACAGATATTGAAACAGGAGTTTCAACAATCAGTTCACACAAACGTTATCGAACCGTTCGGTATGCTTCGCAGCAGCTACGTATGGGAACAACGATTTGAGAGCAACCATTGCCAGGGACATGATCACGAAGGGACGCCTCTTGCAAAAAAGAAAAGGACGGCAGCCAATGCTGCAGGATCACTCGAAATGACCATCGCCGATTATTCTTTGTTTCTGGAGGCCATGCTCCAGAAAAAAGGACTTAAAGCGGAAAGTTTCCATCAAATGTGGAGTCCTCAAATTCGAATCCGGTCGAAGCAACAGTTTGGCCCTCTGTCACGGGTCCAAACGGATGAGAATGACGGCATTCAGTTGAGCTATGGACTCGGATGGGGACTGCTTAAGTCTCCTTACGGATGGGCATTCTTCAAAGAAGGTCACGATGAAGGCTGGGGTCACTATTCCATTTGCTTTCCTGACAAGAAGATCGGCTTTGTTGTCATGTCCAACAGCGATAACGGTGAAAAGATATTTAAAGACTTGCTTAACTACTGTATTCGTGACACGTTCACTCCCTGGTTCTGGGAGAATTACATTCCATTCCAGGAACCTGCCGTTCAAAAAGAATAA